Within Anopheles nili chromosome 3, idAnoNiliSN_F5_01, whole genome shotgun sequence, the genomic segment CCGCACGAAGGACCTCGAGCCGTGGTTCGGTATTGAGCAGGAGTACACCTTCCTCGATGTGGATGGTCGTCCACTTGGCTGGCCCGTTGCAGGATTCCCAGGACCTCAGGGTCCGTATTATTGTGCCACCGGAGCGCAGAACGTCGTCGCTCGGGACATCGCTGAAGCGCACGCCGTTGCCTGTTTATACGCGGGCGTTCAGTTCGCAGGCACCAACGCCGAGGTGATGCCGGCTCAGTGGGAGTACCAGGTCGGACCGGCTCTTGGCATGAAGTGTGCCGACGATCTGTGGCTTTCGCGGTACATCCTGTGGCGCATCGCCGAGGACTACGGTGTCGTGGTGACGTTCGACCCGAAACCGATGGAGGGCAACTGGAACGGAGCCGGTGGGCACTGCAACTTCTCCACCAAGCCGATGCGCGCTGAGAACGGCATCAAAGCGATCGAGCACGCGATCGAGAAGCTGTCGAAGAAGCACGACAAGCACATTAAGGCGTACGATCCGCGTGGTGGAAAGGACAACGagcgtcggttggttggtcggCTCGAGACGTCCTCGATCGATAAGTTTAGCTGGGGTGTTGCCGATCGGGGCACTTCGGTGCGTATTCCACGCGGTGTTGCCGATGCTAAGAAGGGCTATCTGGAGGATCGTCGCCCGAGCTCGAATTGCGATCCTTACAGCGTGTGTAACGCCATTCTCACGACCTGCTTGTTGGATGAGTAGGCGCCCTTTTTGGGTGGGTCACGGGGTTGAAACAAAAGACACTTCTGCTTCGCGTACGCCTCCTTTTTGCCTCCCCCCTTTTCCCCTGGAACCGCTGTATCCCTGCCCACAAACCCACTCACAGCCACTCAGAAGATGGAAGACTAGAAGACATCAGCACAGAGATCACGAacgcacgagagagagagcgagagagagcgagataagAAGATAGGAAAAAACGAGTCCTTGAGACGGATTTCCCAAGCCGAGTTAGGTATCGATAGCCTTGCCTATCgctagaagagagaaagaaagatagtAAAAGTGAAACAGATAGATAGGGAAACGCAGCACGATAAGGATGTGAAGATGGAAAATTTGTTATGTATacgtttgctattttttttgtgtataaaAGCCGTTTTACGTTGCCGAAGGTCATTTCGCTAATCGTGCAGTTATGTTAGAAAAGGGTCATGACTCAAGAAATCCCACTCGATGGAGGCTGTTGTAGGAGAAGGCCGTTTGCCGCGTGCCAAGACTTTCTCGATGCAAATTCGATGGACTGATGATGGTGTTCCGATCGGATGCCAGTGGTGCATGTTTTGGGAATGGCGTACATTTGTGGGacgcagttttttttttacaagaGACGCTTTTATATAGATACGTGtatgagtgtatgtgtgcgtgtttttacAAGAATGCAACAGAGAGgtatttcaattttacaagcgcaggagcagcagcagtagcagcagcaagcgaTCGTACAAAAGCGCATAGCGGGACAGGTTTCGAGCGggttggaatgtttttttttaaaaaaaaaagctcatctgTTTATAAAGATGGTAcattttttgatttgtttttcgtttcattttatctTAAAACGATTTGCTTGCAAAAGGGAAAGATATATTTTACCCACCTAACACGGGCACACTTTAGAGGAAGGACATCAGCATCCTTGAAGGATATTTAACACAGAGCGACAGCAATGTGCATTGAGCCGAAGCCAACGAGCAGCAGTGCCAGGATGCAAACTGAAGTGTGTTGCCATTCGGAGGAAGAATGGAAAaggattttaaaatttataccTTGAAGCATAAATGCCATGGAAGCCATAAGGAGCACAGCAGCGTACGTGCGTTTGCGCcggagagcaagagagagagagagagaaaaaaagataaaaattatcGTAGCTGTTTAATTACTTGTTGTTTAGAATGTAAGTCCAGTCCAAGTGTAAGGTTATATCAGAGCGCGAGTAGCGTGGGGGCGTCcggtaataaaatgaaaacgtCATCACTGAATGAAAACTGCCCGTCTTCGAGTGTTTCAATGTGGAccgaaatcgaacaaatcgtATTCAACCGTGGATCGTGGATCGCTTACCGGCATCTGGTTCATTCGAGAAGCAAATTTCTAACATTCGCCTGCATACAGCCGGCGTGAAATGGAATGTGTTTCTGGTCGGGTCTTACTTAAAGGGAGGAAAGCGGGCGCTATTTATAACAAAACTCATCACACTCCCGCACacgggagaaggaaaaccaccGCCACGGCGACCGGGTGACCGGGACAACCTCGTGTGACATCCTCGGTGGACACCGGTTTAATGACGATCGCCATCACGAAACCAACCCCACGGTCGTCATATTCGCTCGAGAGgagattatttttcttttcgttgcttctcTACACCAAGCCAACACACGTAAGCAAACCCCCTGGTATCGGCACTGTTGAGGCCCTTCCGTTAGTCAGCTGGGTCGAGTTGCACAGCTCGGGTGACACGTCGGCCTTTTTCTACCTAATCCGATCACACTTCAGGACAGACAAGTGCTGCTTTTCACCCATCGCTTGGTGT encodes:
- the LOC128725732 gene encoding glutamine synthetase 1, mitochondrial-like, with the translated sequence MALRVVGMMIRQELAGLASKPSVRMISTSRGPNCARILEHSPNAHLNKTLLDRYTRLKYDPKYVQVTYVWIDGTGENVRLKDRVLDYVPKTPEDVPSWQYDGSSTYQALGGNSDMKLVPRALYKDPFKAGANDVIVLCDTYQPDGKPTASNHRAAMQDAYNRTKDLEPWFGIEQEYTFLDVDGRPLGWPVAGFPGPQGPYYCATGAQNVVARDIAEAHAVACLYAGVQFAGTNAEVMPAQWEYQVGPALGMKCADDLWLSRYILWRIAEDYGVVVTFDPKPMEGNWNGAGGHCNFSTKPMRAENGIKAIEHAIEKLSKKHDKHIKAYDPRGGKDNERRLVGRLETSSIDKFSWGVADRGTSVRIPRGVADAKKGYLEDRRPSSNCDPYSVCNAILTTCLLDE